The following coding sequences lie in one Myxococcales bacterium genomic window:
- a CDS encoding 6,7-dimethyl-8-ribityllumazine synthase, giving the protein MAEPRIVEGGLVVGEGATLAIVASRFNHFIVDRLVDGAVDAFVRHGGDPARLTIVKVPGAWEIPVAVRRLALGRKADAIVALGAVIRGSTPHFDYVAAEVSKGVAHVSMDTGVPIAFGVLTTDSIEQAVERAGTKAGNKGWEAAVSAIEMIALARALDAAGL; this is encoded by the coding sequence ATGGCAGAGCCGAGAATCGTCGAGGGTGGGCTGGTCGTCGGCGAGGGGGCTACGCTCGCGATCGTCGCGAGCCGCTTCAATCACTTCATCGTGGACCGCCTCGTCGACGGCGCCGTCGACGCGTTCGTTCGCCACGGCGGCGATCCCGCCCGCCTCACGATCGTGAAGGTGCCAGGCGCGTGGGAGATCCCCGTCGCCGTGCGCAGGCTGGCCCTCGGGCGCAAGGCGGACGCCATCGTGGCGCTAGGCGCGGTCATTCGCGGCTCGACTCCCCATTTCGACTACGTCGCGGCGGAGGTCTCCAAGGGGGTCGCCCACGTGTCGATGGACACCGGCGTGCCCATCGCCTTCGGCGTGCTCACGACCGACAGCATCGAGCAGGCGGTCGAGCGCGCGGGTACGAAGGCAGGCAACAAGGGCTGGGAGGCCGCCGTCAGCGCCATCGAGATGATCGCGCTCGCGCGAGCGCTCGACGCGGCGGGGCTCTGA
- a CDS encoding mechanosensitive ion channel family protein, with protein sequence MAKASAFEIGLKLIAALLMWIVGVWLIAFVDKIVGKSLKARKVEETLTTYISAALTAMLKIALALGVLGYLGVQTTTFAALLGAAGVAIGMAWSGLLAHFAAGAFLVVLRPFKVGDFVEAGGVTGTVEEVGLFVTKINTMDNVATLIGNSKVFGDTIKNYTANKVRRVELTAQLDHTGDTTKAIEILKEALSKIPNVASSPAPEVNIVTFTLAGPVLSVRPYCHNDHYWQVYFETNAAIRNELGKAGYAVPQQHLQVMQPAKAA encoded by the coding sequence ATGGCCAAGGCCAGCGCGTTCGAGATTGGCCTGAAGCTCATCGCCGCCCTTCTCATGTGGATCGTAGGCGTCTGGCTCATAGCCTTCGTCGACAAGATCGTGGGCAAGTCGCTGAAGGCGCGCAAGGTAGAGGAGACACTCACCACCTACATCTCTGCGGCGCTCACGGCGATGCTCAAGATCGCGCTCGCGCTCGGCGTGCTTGGCTATCTGGGCGTGCAGACGACCACCTTCGCGGCGCTGCTCGGCGCGGCGGGCGTCGCCATCGGGATGGCCTGGTCGGGCCTCCTCGCGCACTTCGCCGCGGGCGCGTTCCTGGTCGTCCTGCGGCCGTTCAAGGTCGGCGATTTCGTCGAGGCCGGCGGTGTCACCGGCACCGTGGAAGAGGTGGGCCTCTTCGTCACCAAGATCAACACCATGGACAACGTCGCCACGCTCATCGGCAACTCGAAGGTGTTCGGTGACACCATCAAGAACTACACCGCCAACAAGGTGCGCCGCGTGGAGCTCACGGCCCAGCTCGACCACACGGGCGACACCACGAAGGCGATCGAGATCCTGAAGGAGGCCCTCTCCAAGATCCCCAACGTGGCCTCGTCGCCGGCGCCCGAGGTGAACATCGTGACCTTCACGCTGGCAGGGCCGGTGCTCTCGGTTCGCCCCTACTGCCACAACGACCACTACTGGCAGGTGTACTTCGAGACGAACGCGGCCATTCGCAACGAGCTCGGCAAGGCCGGCTACGCCGTGCCCCAGCAGCACTTGCAGGTCATGCAACCCGCCAAAGCCGCCTGA
- the ribB gene encoding 3,4-dihydroxy-2-butanone-4-phosphate synthase, whose protein sequence is MSPLVTMSPDLLARIQGAIEDIRAGKMVILVDDEDRENEGDLTMAAQFCTPEAINFMATHGRGLICVSLAEEQVERLQLPLMKAPNRSGPTLGTAFTVSIEARRGVTTGISAADRAHTTRLAASADCRPEDLVTPGHVFPLRARNGGVLVRTGQTEGSVDLARLAGLNPAGVICEIMRDDGEMARMPDLELFGKKHGIRIVTVADLIQYRLQTERLVERVSERPIVLDATGTTWHASVYVTRIDGRQFFALRKGTPSPDEPVLCRMHAGSTVADVFASTPREGGRHLRQAIARIEAAGTGVIVYLPAQGDLAFELANLTHLASTSSVGDPHAAPKDGPADNPLREFGLGAQVLSDLGVRKLRLLTNNPRKIAGLAGYGLEVVESVPLTAELH, encoded by the coding sequence ATGAGCCCTCTCGTCACCATGAGCCCCGACCTCCTCGCGCGTATCCAGGGGGCGATCGAGGACATCCGCGCCGGCAAGATGGTCATCCTCGTCGACGACGAGGACCGCGAGAACGAAGGCGACCTCACGATGGCCGCGCAGTTTTGCACGCCCGAGGCCATCAACTTCATGGCCACGCATGGGCGTGGGCTCATCTGCGTGTCGCTCGCGGAGGAGCAGGTCGAGCGCCTCCAGCTCCCGCTCATGAAGGCGCCGAACCGCAGCGGCCCCACGCTGGGCACCGCCTTCACCGTCAGCATCGAGGCGCGACGCGGCGTCACGACGGGCATCTCCGCGGCCGACAGGGCGCACACGACGCGGCTCGCGGCGAGCGCCGACTGCCGGCCCGAAGATCTCGTCACGCCGGGCCACGTGTTCCCGCTGCGCGCACGCAACGGGGGCGTCCTCGTCCGCACCGGCCAGACCGAGGGCTCGGTCGATCTCGCGCGCCTCGCGGGCCTGAACCCCGCGGGCGTGATCTGCGAGATCATGCGCGACGACGGCGAAATGGCGCGAATGCCCGACCTCGAGCTCTTCGGCAAGAAGCACGGCATCCGCATCGTGACGGTGGCCGACCTCATCCAGTACCGCCTGCAGACCGAGCGCTTGGTCGAGCGCGTGTCGGAGCGCCCCATCGTGCTCGACGCGACCGGGACGACCTGGCACGCGAGCGTGTATGTTACACGCATCGATGGGCGCCAGTTCTTCGCGCTACGGAAGGGTACGCCCTCCCCCGACGAGCCGGTCCTGTGCAGAATGCACGCTGGCTCCACCGTGGCCGACGTGTTCGCCTCCACCCCCCGGGAGGGAGGGCGTCACCTCCGCCAGGCGATCGCGCGCATCGAGGCCGCAGGGACGGGCGTCATCGTGTACCTCCCCGCGCAGGGCGACCTCGCCTTCGAGCTGGCGAACCTCACCCACTTGGCCTCCACGTCGAGCGTTGGCGATCCGCACGCCGCCCCGAAGGACGGCCCCGCCGACAACCCGCTCCGCGAGTTCGGCCTCGGCGCGCAGGTGCTGAGCGACCTCGGGGTGCGCAAGCTGCGGCTGCTCACCAACAACCCCCGAAAGATCGCGGGCCTTGCGGGCTACGGCCTCGAGGTCGTAGAGAGCGTGCCGCTCACCGCCGAGCTCCACTGA
- a CDS encoding riboflavin synthase has translation MFTGLVEARGTLARRSPASGGARLFVEAPLSPLVLGESIATDGVCLTVEALGPGGFYATASAETLERTTLGGKALGAPVNLERALAVGARLGGHLVGGHVDGVGRVAASRAEGGGTRVSFTYPRPLARFIAEKGSIAVNGVSLTVNGVEDTSFHVVLVPHTAASTAWTLEVGTLVNLEVDVLARYVARALSVASAEPPERIASDEAWLTTLGRAGYL, from the coding sequence ATGTTCACAGGCCTGGTCGAAGCGCGGGGAACGCTCGCGCGGCGCTCGCCAGCGTCTGGCGGAGCGCGCCTCTTCGTCGAGGCGCCCCTGTCGCCGCTGGTCCTGGGCGAGTCGATCGCGACCGACGGCGTGTGCCTCACGGTCGAGGCGCTCGGGCCCGGCGGCTTCTACGCCACCGCCTCGGCCGAGACACTCGAGCGCACCACGCTCGGGGGGAAAGCGCTCGGCGCGCCGGTGAACCTCGAGCGCGCCCTCGCGGTGGGCGCGCGTCTGGGCGGACACCTGGTGGGCGGCCACGTCGACGGAGTCGGCCGCGTCGCGGCGTCGCGCGCCGAGGGGGGCGGAACGCGTGTATCCTTCACCTATCCGCGTCCGCTCGCGCGCTTCATCGCGGAGAAGGGCTCCATCGCGGTGAACGGCGTGAGCCTGACCGTGAACGGCGTCGAGGACACCTCGTTCCACGTCGTCCTCGTGCCCCACACGGCGGCGAGCACGGCCTGGACGCTCGAGGTCGGGACCCTGGTGAACCTCGAGGTCGACGTGCTCGCCCGGTACGTCGCGCGGGCGCTCTCGGTCGCCAGCGCGGAGCCGCCGGAGCGCATCGCCTCCGACGAGGCGTGGCTCACCACGCTCGGCCGGGCGGGCTACCTATGA
- the nusB gene encoding transcription antitermination factor NusB — translation MGARRTGREAALQMLFQVEAQGATADEAIRLFWRQFDIDPEGRDYADAIVRGVSEAGPKLDEIIRKASAHWRVERMSRVDRNLLRLGAWELSTSREVPRAVVLDEAVELAKTYGTEESSAFVNGVLNRIADDLGRADRDR, via the coding sequence GTGGGCGCGAGGCGCACAGGTCGCGAGGCCGCCCTCCAGATGCTCTTCCAGGTGGAGGCGCAGGGCGCCACCGCCGACGAGGCCATCCGCCTCTTCTGGCGTCAGTTCGACATCGATCCGGAGGGGCGCGACTACGCGGACGCGATCGTGCGTGGCGTCTCCGAGGCGGGGCCGAAGCTCGACGAGATCATCCGCAAGGCCTCGGCCCACTGGCGCGTCGAGCGCATGTCGCGCGTCGACCGGAACCTGCTGCGCCTCGGCGCGTGGGAGCTCTCGACGTCGCGCGAGGTGCCGCGCGCGGTCGTCCTCGACGAGGCCGTCGAGCTCGCCAAGACCTATGGCACCGAAGAGTCGTCGGCGTTCGTGAACGGCGTGCTGAACCGCATCGCGGACGATCTGGGTCGCGCCGACCGGGACCGCTGA